The genomic stretch CTCAAAATATTCATTTTGCCTTTTGATTTAGTTTACATTTTTTGTAATTTTTCTTCATAAATATGTAGACTCTATATAAAAAAGTATGAATAAAAGATGATGACCTTTGCATGTATATTCttttatatttataaatataaaatgTTGTTCCTTAATGGGCTGCATGGAACTTGTGAAAGCGATGCATTTGGTGTATCTGATGATACCCTCAGTTTGTGAGGAATCATGATTGCAGTTTCTATCTAGTCTATGTGTGTTGCTCACTTGAGAACTTTTGTGTGATCAATGGATGAATATGATGTACCATGTTATAATTAAGTTGTTAGGTAAAACTGTTAAAGTGGCTTAACATATATTTTTATGTTAAAGATGAGCATTCTTGCAACAACATTGCCTCCCTTGTGGAATTCAGTTGTTGACACATTGTTAAATGTGCAGTTATGAATGCACCAATCATCAATGGCGAGAAAAGAAGGGTGGTAAAAGGTTACTATTGATGATTTTGAAGTAGTTAAGTAAATTTATAAAGAATCAGTGAACCATATTTTAATCAATAATTATTGGCATGATACAATATAACCACATAAATGAGTGAAAATTGGATGTGTTGATGTACAATCTTCAAATGAAATTCAGTgttatgattttgattttttaatttGATACATTGTAGGGCCGAAGACGATGAGCTGTATTTGCATTTATTTAGACCTTGTTAGCCTTGAGTTCAAATATAACTCTTGTGGTGTGACTTCAAATAGAGCCATAGTACTAAAATTAGCTGTGAGGTTAATGTCTTCCTATTTCCCGGTCCTTAATACACATTGAGAAGAGAAATTCCTCTTTTGTTCTAGTTATGTTTGTAGTTATCAGCAAACATAGAAATTTGAAGTAGAACAATCAAACTATTCAAATTTTAATATATTTGAAAAATGATCTTAATGGAGTTTGGTTGGGTTTTTTCTATCAGTCGACGTGGATCGCCATGCTAGAGATTTTATGGAGGCCGCCAAGAAACTTCAACTTTATTTTATTAGTCTGCAGCGAGAGGATAAGCCATCAAAAGCTGAAATGCTCAAAAAGGTATGCTGACCACTACGAAATAATGTTTTTCTTCAGTCCGAGACCTTCTAACATTCTTATCTAAACTTCAACTGCATGTATTGTCTAACCAGGAGATTGCTCTTATGGAAGATGAGCTTAACGAAAAAAACGAGCTGATTAAAAAACAAGAACATTTGATCCAGGAGTGGAAGAAAGAGTTGACAGATCAGTTGGACAAACATAATACTGAGTTGAACAGAGTTTAGTTTAAGATTTTATTCTTAGCTTctttaaatatttaaaaaattaatgGCCCTTTTTTAACTCAATATCAGTCTGTGAAATATGATGTCTTCTATGGGTAACCAGGCAAGTCATACTAATTAGCTGAGAATGAAATTACTTTAGAAATCTGTTTGGTGAATTTTGACGATAACAATCAAATGATACAAAATGGATGATGAGAAAAGCGGAAGAATGTCGCCATCCTTGTTAAATAGGAAGCCAAATTGCTACAAGAAAAACAGGAATTGCATACTGAGAATGCTCATTGTGTTTACCACATTGTAGTGTTCTCTGCAAACAAGCTCTCTTGTTCTTCATTGCAGCATTGAATTGCATCTTCTCTGTGCATGCACATGTATCATATCCTAACTTTTTCCTGCAGAACTTGTTACTGTGGGCTGTTTAATGCTAGTAAAATATTGGCCTTTCTATTTTCATTTATGGTGTATGTACATTGTAACTGCATCTCTGATTTTTAAGCCTTCATATATTTGCAGCTAAAATATTGTATTTCAATGGTATGGCAACAAATTTAGCTTAAGCTGCACCGGGGTTTCATAACTTAGTTCACTTTAAAGGTTTATTTGGGTTGGTGGTATAGGGTGAAGTTGAGTGTTATGAAATGTAACTTGTTAAttagattttaaaaaattgatGATTCTCCATTTTCCTTCAACTTTATTTTGTCCTATATCATTAACCCAAACATACCTGTCTTTTAGTAGTAGATGTACTCTTCTCTAGTGAGCTTTCGTCAAATGGATAGGATACATAGTTGTGGTGCTTGGAAGGGAGTTGAAAAACAGATTCTGTATCCATTTGGGTCCTAGTAACTAACATCCCAAATAAGTTGATTTCGTACTAAAACTAGTCAAGTCAAACGAATCATATTAAACAAAACAAAACGTGCATAGTGGAGATTGGAGAAGTATAAAAAAAAAAGCATAGTGATTATCTCAATTTTTACAAACGAATAAACATTTTTAAGCAAGCAAATAATAATCATCTAAATTTTTTTAAAGTAGTCTTTTCTAACTATTGTTAATGATGTTTTCCCAATTTTTGTGTATAAATGTAATTAAACGAGTCTAACATAATTATAATTTGTGTTGATACAAGTCTCTTTTTCACAACCTTCAGTCCTGTCTTTATTTGCTAGTTTGGTCATGATTGAATTTGCAGAAAGTAGAAAGTAGTAAGTTTCGTCTTGAAGCCTCATATCAAACCATCCTTAATTATATCCTCAAGTGAGACAACAAACAACCATTCATAGTCATAATAAAGTCTCAAGCACATATTCTCAAGCACATaattaaaattaacattatataATAGTGGGACCTCATATACTATAAAATCAGTCTTAACTATGTCATCAAGTGAGACAACAAACAATCATCCATAGTCATAATAAAATTTCAAGCACATAATTAAAATTAAATAGTGAGGACCATAACATGGATAGGTGGTTACATGTTTTATGATACACAGAATCTTTAGTTTTTAGACAAATATAGAGCATAATTGCATCTCTATTAAAACCTTATGGTAGGAACATAATAACTAAAattttcaacaaaaaaaatattttcgTAACATGTTTTTATTTAAGCACGCAAGTTTTATTTCGTTTTCTCTTATCTTAATATGATACAAGACATCCCCTTTTATAGCTAAGGAGGTATACAAAATA from Lathyrus oleraceus cultivar Zhongwan6 chromosome 7, CAAS_Psat_ZW6_1.0, whole genome shotgun sequence encodes the following:
- the LOC127103980 gene encoding mediator of RNA polymerase II transcription subunit 28 isoform X1 → MGDRQVVDTVDQQLPSSPPLPPPPPPSKDDMISCVMALEAALLPCLPAKELQAIDRSPHPSHQIDVDRHARDFMEAAKKLQLYFISLQREDKPSKAEMLKKEIALMEDELNEKNELIKKQEHLIQEWKKELTDQLDKHNTELNRV